In one Betta splendens chromosome 14, fBetSpl5.4, whole genome shotgun sequence genomic region, the following are encoded:
- the zswim7 gene encoding zinc finger SWIM domain-containing protein 7 — MFWCHPIGWRNRRLPQTQDVKMRSFLPAVAEQLFRDIQKTYQETSKIPDDLLIALKFVFGPCALQALDLVDHRSVTCLTSPSGRKAFQVKGASGRLYTCFVSCHYCPCPAFAYTVLRRDEGLLCKHILAIYLCQALGLTQQESVSDQHMSALLGGSAAVDT; from the exons ATGTTTTGGTGTCACCCTATTGGTTGGAGGAATCGGCGACTTCCTCAAACACAAGATGTGAAAATGCGTTCGTTTCTACCAGCAGTAGCAGAACAGCTTTTCCGAGATATCCAGAAAACATACCAGGAGACCTCCAAAA ttCCTGATGACCTGCTTATTGC TCTGAAGTTTGTCTTTGGGCCCTGTGCATTGCAAGCTTTGGACTTAGTCGACCACCGTTCAGTCACTTGCCTGACCTCTCCTAGTGGCCGCAAGGCCTTTCAG GTGAAAGGAGCGTCGGGGCGTCTGTACACCTGCTTCGTGTCCTGCCACTACTGCCCGTGCCCGGCATTCGCCTACACTGTGCTCCGCAGAGATGAAGGCCTGCTG TGCAAGCACATCCTGGCCATCTATCTCTGTCAGGCCCTGGGCTTGACTCAGCAGGAAAGTGTGTCGGATCAGCACATGTCGGCGCTGCTCGGCGGGTCGGCCGCCGTCGACACCTAG
- the adora2b gene encoding adenosine receptor A2b, with amino-acid sequence MFAFYIVIEVVIAVLSISGNILVCWAVAINTTLKNATNYFLVSLAVADILVGCLAIPFAITISIGIRLDFYGCLFLACFVLVLTQSSIFSLLAIAIDRYLAVKIPLRYKELMTGKTAREIIAILWILSFIIGLIPFFGWNLKGSSCANGSSNATGAPARGAWSCPLQCFFEVVVDMNYMVYFNFFVCVLPPLLIMLGIYLKIFTVARKQLRQIELKCVGNGDSQHHGLLQKEIRAAKSLSIIVGLFAVCWLPVHILNCLTLFYSELRKPEAVMYVAIILSHANSAVNPIIYAYRIQDFRNTFRKILAQHVLCRREELYLGSGGSRRNRDQIHMTIDPLL; translated from the exons ATGTTTGCGTTCTACATCGTGATTGAAGTAGTAATTGCTGTTCTCTCCATATCCGGCAACATACTGGTTTGCTGGGCGGTTGCGATCAACACCACTTTGAAGAACGCCACCAACTACTTCTTGGTGTCTCTGGCCGTGGCTGATATTCTGGTCGGTTGCCTCGCCATCCCCTTTGCCATCACCATCAGTATCGGCATTCGCCTGGACTTTTACGGATGCCTGTTTCTGGCCTGTTTCGTCCTGGTACTGACGCAGAGCTCCATCTTCAGTCTTCTCGCCATTGCAATTGACAGATATCTGGCCGTGAAAATCCCCCTGAG gtACAAGGAGTTGATGACAGGAAAGACTGCCAGGGAGATCATCGCCATTTTATGGATCCTCTCCTTCATCATCGGCCTCATCCCCTTCTTCGGCTGGAACCTCAAAGGCTCCAGCTGTGCGAACGGCAGCTCCAACGCCACCGGCGCCCCGGCCCGGGGCGCGTGGAGCTGCCCGCTCCAGTGCTTCTTCGAGGTCGTGGTGGACATGAACTACATGGTCTACTTCAACTTCTTCGTGTGcgtgctgccgccgctgctcatCATGCTGGGCATCTACCTGAAGATCTTCACCGTCGCCCGCAAGCAGCTGAGGCAGATCGAGCTCAAGTGCGTGGGCAACGGCGACAGCCAGCACCACGGgctgctgcagaaggagatcCGGGCGGCCAAGTCGCTGTCCATCATCGTGGGCCTGTTCGCCGTGTGCTGGCTGCCCGTGCACATCCTCAACTGCCTCACGCTCTTCTACTCGGAGCTGCGCAAGCCGGAGGCCGTCATGTACGTGGCCATCATCCTGTCCCACGCCAACTCGGCGGTCAACCCCATCATCTACGCCTACCGCATACAGGACTTCAGGAACACCTTCCGTAAGATCCTGGCCCAGCACGTGCTGTGCCGCCGGGAGGAGCTGTACCTGGGCTCCGGCGGCAGCCGGCGCAACCGGGACCAGATCCACATGACCATCGACCCGCTGCTCTAG